A genomic region of Natronoarchaeum mannanilyticum contains the following coding sequences:
- a CDS encoding thioredoxin family protein — protein MTDTQLDSVPDYDDDRPVELSSGEELDALVAANDLVLADFYTKGCTLCQSIEPVVGNVARATDAVVATLNPREDLALVEEYDVRSVPTLLLFSGGELVERVADGFVGAERLVELVEQYE, from the coding sequence ATGACGGACACGCAACTCGATTCCGTTCCGGACTACGACGACGATCGCCCGGTCGAGCTCTCTAGCGGCGAGGAACTCGACGCGCTGGTCGCGGCGAACGACCTCGTCCTCGCGGACTTCTACACGAAAGGCTGCACGCTCTGCCAGTCGATCGAGCCGGTCGTCGGCAACGTCGCCCGCGCGACCGACGCCGTCGTCGCCACGCTGAACCCCCGCGAGGACCTCGCGCTGGTCGAGGAGTACGACGTCCGCAGCGTCCCGACCCTGCTGCTGTTCTCGGGCGGCGAGCTCGTCGAGCGCGTGGCCGACGGGTTCGTCGGGGCCGAGCGCCTCGTCGAACTGGTCGAGCAGTACGAATAG
- a CDS encoding DUF2249 domain-containing protein produces MSLDTSGDGGRELDVREIDGEPFGDIMSALEDLPDGETLTLVNSFEPVPLYEVLERKGYAHETTQVDDDLWRVEIERA; encoded by the coding sequence ATGAGCCTCGATACGAGCGGCGACGGTGGCCGGGAACTCGACGTCAGGGAGATCGACGGCGAACCGTTCGGCGACATCATGTCGGCCCTGGAGGACCTCCCCGACGGCGAGACGCTGACGCTGGTCAACAGCTTCGAGCCAGTCCCGCTGTACGAGGTGCTCGAACGCAAGGGGTACGCCCACGAGACGACGCAGGTCGACGACGACCTCTGGCGCGTCGAGATCGAACGCGCCTGA